A window from Deltaproteobacteria bacterium encodes these proteins:
- the mnhG gene encoding monovalent cation/H(+) antiporter subunit G — protein MVDYLTGLLMLIGGVFCLVASLGIVRMPDALTRMHAATKAGTLGTGLLVIAEALFYGQLGTSLRAATVIALVFLTAPVAAHLIGRAFYRSGEALSDRTWIDELKNQKKKKN, from the coding sequence ATGGTTGACTACCTGACAGGACTACTCATGTTAATTGGTGGTGTTTTCTGTCTGGTGGCATCCCTGGGGATTGTCCGCATGCCCGATGCGCTGACCCGCATGCACGCTGCCACCAAAGCAGGCACTCTCGGCACAGGCCTGCTGGTAATCGCCGAGGCACTTTTCTACGGCCAATTGGGCACTTCCCTGCGGGCCGCCACCGTTATCGCCTTGGTTTTTCTGACCGCTCCGGTGGCAGCCCACCTCATCGGTCGTGCGTTCTACCGCAGTGGCGAAGCGTTGTCAGACCGCACGTGGATCGATGAACTCAAGAACCAAAAGAAGAAAAAAAATTAG
- a CDS encoding cation:proton antiporter, whose amino-acid sequence MISADSFMDFAGLGALVMLLIGMLLVLWRLARGPTAADRVIALDLLSMLVVAFLVAVSIHSQETSYLDVAIAYACIAFLGTVALARYITRTSRSRSEHEKGEDKNG is encoded by the coding sequence ATGATATCCGCAGACAGTTTTATGGATTTTGCAGGCCTTGGCGCTTTGGTCATGCTCCTGATCGGTATGTTATTGGTGCTTTGGAGACTGGCCAGAGGTCCCACGGCCGCCGATCGCGTTATAGCTTTGGATCTGCTTTCCATGCTGGTAGTGGCCTTTTTAGTGGCCGTCTCCATTCACTCCCAGGAGACAAGCTACCTGGATGTGGCCATTGCCTACGCTTGTATTGCTTTTTTAGGTACCGTCGCTTTGGCCCGTTACATCACACGGACATCACGCAGCCGGTCAGAACATGAGAAGGGAGAAGATAAGAATGGTTGA